A portion of the Candidatus Abyssobacteria bacterium SURF_5 genome contains these proteins:
- a CDS encoding methyltetrahydrofolate--corrinoid methyltransferase, whose translation MGICKMCRSDPLEEKEERMFVIGERLNGMFLDVRKGIQTKDKSIIQKVALDQVKAGANALDINVGPASDKPLEVMVWLVEAVQEVTSITLSIDTPKFDVMKAAMQVCKNPILMNSTKGEEAKLDKYMPLAKEYNASIIGLTINEKGIPKTVDARVETAALIAAKAMEFGIDMDKLYIDPIVMPANVAQDQAPIVLEAIKQFAYLSSPPPHIVVGLSNLGQGAKERELLTRIWLSMAVMNGLDAAIMDAADKEMRDAFITAELLMNKAIYSDSYIRAYDASHNHID comes from the coding sequence ATGGGCATTTGTAAAATGTGTAGGTCTGACCCCCTGGAAGAGAAGGAGGAGAGAATGTTTGTAATCGGCGAAAGACTCAACGGAATGTTCCTGGACGTGCGCAAGGGCATCCAGACCAAAGATAAGTCCATTATTCAGAAGGTCGCCCTCGATCAGGTGAAGGCCGGCGCTAACGCACTAGATATCAACGTCGGGCCGGCATCGGACAAACCGCTCGAGGTCATGGTCTGGCTGGTCGAGGCCGTTCAGGAAGTTACCAGCATCACCCTCAGCATCGATACTCCAAAGTTCGACGTCATGAAGGCCGCCATGCAGGTCTGCAAGAATCCGATCCTTATGAATTCGACCAAGGGAGAGGAAGCCAAGCTCGACAAGTACATGCCGCTGGCCAAGGAATATAATGCCTCCATCATTGGGCTTACCATCAATGAAAAGGGGATTCCCAAGACCGTCGACGCCCGCGTCGAAACCGCTGCCCTGATCGCCGCAAAAGCCATGGAATTCGGAATCGACATGGACAAGCTCTACATCGATCCCATCGTCATGCCGGCCAACGTCGCGCAGGATCAGGCGCCGATCGTTCTCGAGGCCATCAAACAGTTCGCCTACCTGAGCAGCCCGCCTCCTCATATCGTGGTCGGGCTCAGCAACCTCGGGCAGGGCGCCAAGGAACGCGAGCTGCTCACCCGCATCTGGCTGAGCATGGCCGTCATGAACGGGCTCGATGCCGCCATTATGGATGCGGCCGACAAGGAAATGCGCGATGCGTTCATTACCGCGGAATTGTTGATGAACAAGGCGATTTACAGCGACTCTTATATCAGGGCATACGACGCCAGCCATAACCATATCGACTAA
- a CDS encoding nucleoside-diphosphate kinase: MQTTLSIVKPDGFQKRLVGKIIQRYEEAGLELMAIERLHMSRQKAEGFYAVHKERPFFGELVEFMTSGPSVVMAWRGDNAIDVVREINGATDPKKAVPNTIRALWGANIQNNIVHGSDSPQTAKFEVGYFFPGLA; encoded by the coding sequence ATCCAAACAACCCTCTCAATCGTCAAGCCTGACGGCTTTCAAAAACGACTCGTCGGAAAAATCATCCAGCGCTATGAAGAGGCCGGCCTCGAACTTATGGCCATCGAACGCCTCCACATGTCGCGCCAGAAGGCTGAAGGGTTTTATGCCGTCCATAAGGAGCGCCCCTTCTTTGGAGAACTGGTTGAATTCATGACCTCCGGCCCGTCCGTCGTCATGGCGTGGCGCGGCGACAACGCCATCGACGTCGTCCGTGAAATAAACGGCGCGACCGATCCGAAAAAAGCCGTCCCCAACACCATCCGCGCGCTCTGGGGCGCCAACATCCAGAACAACATCGTCCACGGCTCCGACAGCCCCCAAACGGCCAAATTCGAAGTAGGCTACTTCTTTCCGGGGCTTGCGTAG